From the Caballeronia sp. LZ062 genome, one window contains:
- a CDS encoding ESPR-type extended signal peptide-containing protein: protein MNKNRFRRVFSKRLGMLVAVAEDVVSQGKAPGEGTAPQAASNESAFGVVSAMTAFAAAILATQPGVSFAQALPTGGQVTAGQASISQNANTMTINQGTQRAVIDWNSFNVGAGNTVQFNQPNAQSQALNRVTGDQWFRRDRRSEWGDQHLGQRCS, encoded by the coding sequence ATGAACAAGAATCGGTTTCGTCGTGTCTTTAGCAAACGACTCGGCATGTTGGTGGCTGTAGCAGAAGACGTGGTCAGTCAGGGCAAGGCGCCGGGCGAAGGCACGGCCCCTCAGGCTGCCTCGAATGAAAGCGCGTTCGGCGTCGTCTCGGCGATGACCGCGTTCGCCGCCGCCATCCTGGCGACGCAGCCGGGCGTGAGCTTCGCGCAGGCGTTGCCGACGGGCGGCCAGGTCACGGCAGGTCAGGCGAGCATCTCGCAGAATGCCAACACGATGACCATCAATCAGGGCACGCAGCGTGCCGTGATCGACTGGAACTCGTTCAACGTGGGCGCCGGCAACACGGTGCAGTTCAATCAGCCGAACGCCCAATCGCAGGCGCTCAACCGCGTGACGGGCGACCAATGGTTCCGGCGTGATCGTCGATCCGAATGGGGCGATCAACATCTCGGGCAACGGTGCAGCTGA
- a CDS encoding ShlB/FhaC/HecB family hemolysin secretion/activation protein produces MLKMNEIAAAVRRMVCVGSVVLVGVAGTERVMASEVADADAVVQKSMPATTDSAASETRVGVKVIPAEGADALVVKQLIEADIRKLGDAPRSLKEVDRWSDVLTTALRQGGFPLGQVLMTDVDWRAAQKGGEAQFTVIPGRIRNIVVNNKSRVADARLQRLIAHALCGSARESGVCLLRTSRLERATQLLQDVPGVAIDGAPHFSRGAGTGDVDVTFNIAQKGKPASLDLILDNKGVESTGTYRAGVTASANNLFHAGDAYAFTITSTDKKMWTGSLTGSAPIFDDGLRMTGGVSRQQYFINAGTPVKGVATTGQAGVQYPFARGLDANVWGGASILHSQTSTDLTYYDATTHSKLDSLQLSLTADNGERARALRTNLAAGQIALTLGHQRNDDKSDPVTQRSGNYAKFTGTAFGTYALSKSGNTFISGRVTGQLASRNLDASEKLGLSGPDAVRAYRADEASADEGVVASVGLYQRIPVASGHQIQLGLFNDFAYGRVNHSPWDGWQNTYPGVDGVTNNRVLAGYGVSVDWLTPIGATVSASVSKPYRFSESSWMEPGKKPAQYWLSVTWSH; encoded by the coding sequence ATGTTGAAGATGAACGAAATTGCGGCAGCGGTTCGCCGCATGGTGTGTGTTGGATCAGTCGTGCTGGTCGGTGTGGCAGGCACGGAGCGCGTGATGGCATCGGAAGTCGCGGATGCCGATGCGGTCGTCCAGAAGTCGATGCCCGCCACAACCGATTCGGCGGCGAGCGAAACGCGCGTCGGCGTGAAGGTGATCCCTGCCGAAGGCGCCGACGCGCTCGTCGTGAAGCAACTGATCGAGGCAGACATCAGGAAGCTGGGCGATGCGCCGCGGTCGCTCAAGGAAGTCGATCGGTGGTCGGACGTTCTCACCACGGCGCTGCGTCAGGGCGGCTTTCCGCTCGGTCAGGTGCTCATGACGGATGTCGACTGGCGCGCGGCGCAGAAGGGCGGCGAGGCGCAATTCACGGTGATTCCGGGGCGTATTCGCAACATCGTCGTCAATAACAAGTCGCGCGTCGCCGATGCGCGTCTCCAGCGGCTCATCGCGCATGCGCTGTGCGGAAGCGCTCGCGAAAGCGGCGTATGCCTATTGCGCACGTCGCGGCTCGAGCGCGCGACGCAATTGCTGCAGGATGTGCCCGGCGTCGCGATCGACGGCGCGCCGCACTTCTCACGCGGCGCAGGCACCGGTGACGTCGATGTCACGTTCAACATCGCGCAAAAGGGCAAGCCCGCCTCGCTTGATCTGATTCTCGACAATAAAGGCGTCGAGTCGACCGGTACGTATCGCGCGGGCGTGACCGCGTCGGCGAACAATCTCTTTCACGCCGGCGACGCCTACGCATTCACCATCACGAGCACCGACAAGAAAATGTGGACCGGCTCGCTTACCGGCAGCGCGCCCATCTTCGACGACGGATTGCGCATGACCGGCGGCGTTTCGCGTCAACAGTATTTCATCAACGCGGGAACGCCGGTCAAGGGCGTGGCGACGACGGGTCAGGCCGGCGTGCAGTATCCCTTCGCGCGCGGGCTCGACGCCAACGTGTGGGGCGGCGCATCCATTCTGCACAGTCAGACATCGACAGATCTCACGTACTACGACGCCACGACGCACAGCAAGCTCGACTCGCTGCAACTCTCGCTGACCGCCGATAACGGCGAACGCGCCCGCGCCCTGCGCACGAATCTCGCGGCCGGGCAGATCGCGCTGACGCTCGGCCATCAGCGCAACGACGATAAGTCGGATCCGGTCACGCAGCGCTCGGGCAATTACGCGAAGTTCACCGGCACGGCGTTCGGCACGTATGCGCTTTCGAAGAGCGGCAACACGTTCATCTCGGGCCGCGTCACAGGCCAGCTCGCGAGCCGCAATCTCGACGCGAGCGAGAAGCTCGGCCTCTCCGGCCCCGACGCGGTGCGCGCATACCGCGCCGACGAAGCGTCCGCCGACGAAGGCGTCGTGGCGAGCGTGGGCCTTTATCAACGCATTCCCGTCGCCTCCGGGCACCAGATTCAACTCGGCCTCTTCAACGACTTCGCTTATGGCCGCGTGAATCACTCGCCGTGGGATGGCTGGCAGAACACGTACCCCGGCGTGGACGGCGTGACCAACAACCGCGTGCTTGCCGGCTACGGCGTGAGCGTCGACTGGCTGACGCCGATCGGCGCGACGGTGTCAGCGTCGGTATCGAAGCCCTATCGCTTCTCCGAGAGTTCGTGGATGGAACCCGGCAAGAAGCCGGCGCAGTACTGGCTCTCGGTCACCTGGAGCCACTGA
- a CDS encoding methylamine utilization protein, giving the protein MTSRLIISSLLSLTALFAACAHAASVHVQVVDQAGAPVPDAVVYAVPANGKLPAAKPASAVIDQVKRRFVPLVSVVQTGASVTFPNKDNIEHDVYSFSPAKRFELNLYHGIPGAPVVFDKPGLVVMGCNIHDAMVAYLLIVDTPYFAKTDAKGAATIDNLPADGYKLIAWHFRLTDPNAQPAQKISAASDVAAKFALQLKAAE; this is encoded by the coding sequence ATGACATCACGCCTTATCATCTCTTCCCTGCTGTCCCTGACGGCGCTCTTCGCCGCGTGCGCACACGCGGCGAGCGTGCATGTGCAAGTCGTGGATCAGGCGGGCGCGCCCGTGCCGGATGCCGTCGTGTATGCCGTGCCCGCAAACGGCAAGCTGCCCGCGGCGAAACCGGCCAGCGCCGTCATCGATCAGGTCAAGCGCCGCTTCGTGCCGCTCGTGTCCGTGGTCCAGACGGGCGCATCGGTCACGTTTCCGAACAAGGACAACATCGAGCACGATGTTTATTCGTTCTCGCCGGCGAAGCGCTTCGAGCTGAACCTGTACCACGGCATTCCGGGCGCGCCGGTCGTGTTCGACAAACCCGGCCTCGTCGTGATGGGCTGCAATATTCACGACGCGATGGTCGCGTATCTGCTGATCGTCGATACGCCGTATTTCGCGAAGACCGACGCGAAGGGCGCGGCGACCATCGACAATTTGCCCGCCGATGGCTACAAGCTCATTGCGTGGCACTTCCGCCTGACCGATCCCAACGCGCAGCCCGCGCAGAAGATCAGCGCGGCCTCGGATGTCGCGGCGAAATTCGCGCTGCAACTGAAAGCCGCCGAATAA
- a CDS encoding DUF3034 family protein encodes MQFNRKTVSLACAIVCASAGLATVSTSARADDAPEAPNVPLTSGKLLLTGGVSQVEGAAGGGLTPWAVIGGYGTARQLGANVHGTYLRTQDYALGTWGLTVGVANRVELSLARQRFDTRDVGAQLGLGKNYAFNQDIFGVKVRLLGDAVLDQDTWLPQIAAGVQFKHNEQGAVLKAIGAASNSGTDFYLSATKLLLAQSLLLNGTLRFTKANQFGLLGFGGDKSNAYHPEFESSVAYLLTKNIAIGGEYRMKPNNLSFAREQDAYDAFIAWAPNKHISLTAAYVALGDIATIKNQRGPYVSLQAGF; translated from the coding sequence ATGCAATTCAATCGCAAGACTGTGAGTCTCGCCTGCGCCATCGTATGCGCAAGCGCCGGCCTCGCGACCGTATCGACGTCGGCACGCGCCGACGACGCACCCGAAGCGCCGAATGTGCCGCTCACGAGCGGCAAGCTGCTCTTGACCGGCGGCGTGTCGCAGGTCGAGGGCGCGGCGGGCGGCGGCCTCACGCCGTGGGCCGTCATCGGCGGCTACGGCACCGCGCGGCAACTCGGCGCGAATGTTCACGGCACGTATCTCCGCACGCAGGACTACGCGCTCGGCACGTGGGGGCTGACCGTCGGCGTGGCGAACCGCGTCGAACTCTCGCTCGCGCGCCAGCGTTTCGACACGCGCGACGTGGGCGCGCAGCTCGGTCTCGGCAAGAACTACGCGTTCAATCAGGACATCTTCGGCGTGAAAGTGCGTCTGCTCGGCGACGCGGTGCTCGATCAGGACACGTGGCTGCCGCAGATCGCGGCCGGCGTTCAGTTCAAACACAACGAACAAGGCGCGGTGCTGAAGGCCATCGGCGCAGCGAGCAATTCGGGCACGGACTTCTATCTTTCGGCGACCAAGCTGCTGCTCGCGCAGAGCCTGCTGCTCAACGGCACGCTGCGCTTCACGAAAGCGAACCAGTTCGGCTTGCTGGGATTCGGCGGCGACAAATCCAATGCGTATCACCCGGAATTCGAATCGTCGGTGGCGTATTTGCTCACGAAGAACATCGCGATTGGCGGCGAATATCGCATGAAGCCGAACAACCTCTCGTTCGCGCGGGAGCAGGACGCCTACGACGCGTTCATCGCGTGGGCGCCGAACAAGCACATCTCGCTGACGGCGGCGTATGTCGCGCTCGGCGATATCGCGACGATCAAAAATCAGCGCGGGCCGTACGTTTCCTTGCAGGCGGGGTTCTGA
- a CDS encoding response regulator transcription factor, whose product MLKKRISVAIVDDHPLVVCGLRRALEEAGIRVIGAVRNPAELMTLLANDHCDVVVTDYSMPSGGALDGWRFLSSVSASYPHLPVLVYSEFDDPFLVGTLAQRDVAGIVSKREEMSVVVDAVSKLAMGQHYRSPVTVRALAQFNAEPDMRRFASLTKWQMEVTGLMLCGMGVVETARLFRLGKSTISARRVTACKQLGFSREAELHRFAANRGLSLDRSGAARVVDGV is encoded by the coding sequence ATGCTAAAGAAACGCATCAGCGTCGCGATTGTCGACGATCATCCACTTGTGGTGTGCGGACTGCGTCGCGCACTGGAAGAAGCGGGTATTCGTGTCATTGGGGCAGTTAGGAATCCTGCCGAACTCATGACGCTTCTCGCGAATGATCATTGCGATGTCGTCGTGACCGACTATTCCATGCCCAGCGGCGGCGCGCTCGACGGCTGGCGCTTTCTATCCTCCGTCTCCGCGAGTTATCCGCACCTGCCGGTTCTCGTCTACAGCGAATTCGACGATCCATTCCTTGTCGGCACGCTCGCGCAACGCGATGTCGCGGGCATCGTGAGCAAGCGCGAAGAAATGTCCGTGGTGGTGGATGCGGTGTCCAAGCTTGCGATGGGGCAGCACTATCGGTCGCCCGTGACGGTGCGCGCGCTCGCGCAGTTCAATGCCGAACCGGATATGCGTCGATTCGCGTCCCTCACGAAATGGCAGATGGAAGTCACGGGCCTGATGCTGTGCGGCATGGGCGTCGTCGAGACGGCTCGGCTCTTCAGGCTCGGCAAGAGCACTATCAGCGCGCGACGCGTGACGGCGTGTAAGCAATTGGGCTTTTCGCGCGAGGCGGAGCTGCACCGCTTTGCGGCGAACCGCGGCTTGTCGCTGGACCGCTCCGGCGCGGCGCGCGTCGTCGACGGCGTCTGA
- a CDS encoding peptide transporter produces the protein MKFSIAKFEHHCYRREYEKASRMLLELLNKIDQNYGVLMDVDVWAQSAEAHDIMDEHLLTRLASAITALASDPKFTISDHGIGKLMLFQRWLAALFAASPFRNADHILRSFSANEESRNSLELRNAEFRKFQLFYLPESEVRLDWDLLWKHDKVMTASMATTIMSSRFLATPSAHAKREFLLRWLPERLAEVESLDVLPVGVFHDMYMHCSYADFAGKHDIKKPINTLVRRKLASLGIHDVERRAQPAKKGEKPVLLVVLEWFSKNHSIYRTHSQTMVAMRDKFHIIGMGYDGRVDDAGKAVFHEFIPLQGANLWEVARHVRQTSEERNAQMMYMPSVGMFPITMVLACLRVAPLQLMALGHPATTHGHAMDYVVVEEDYVGDEACFSEKLLKLPSDGMPYRAPAALLELELPPKEPTNGVVKIAVAGTTIKQNPGFLNTCAQIARESKVPVHFHFLMGQANGLIFPQVRNLVRRLMGDKATVHKHQNYGSYMKVISGCDMFLNPFPFGNTNGIVDTVWAGLVGVCKTGREVHEHIDEGMFRRLGFPEWTVTKTNDEYKAAALRLIENAEERNELAAKLAGPQAIEKLIFKGRPEILGERMQALLQAQLQSTKSVKGESLRAEAAEAIA, from the coding sequence ATGAAATTCAGCATCGCAAAGTTCGAACACCACTGCTATCGCCGCGAATACGAAAAGGCGAGCCGGATGCTTCTCGAACTGCTCAACAAGATCGACCAGAATTACGGCGTTCTCATGGACGTCGACGTGTGGGCGCAGTCGGCCGAAGCACACGACATCATGGACGAACACCTGCTCACGCGCCTCGCCTCCGCCATCACCGCGCTGGCCTCGGATCCGAAATTCACGATTTCCGATCACGGCATCGGCAAGCTGATGCTGTTTCAGCGCTGGCTCGCCGCGCTGTTCGCCGCGAGCCCCTTTCGCAACGCGGACCACATCCTGCGCTCGTTCAGCGCAAACGAGGAGTCGCGCAACTCGCTCGAACTGCGTAACGCTGAATTCCGCAAGTTCCAGCTTTTCTATCTGCCCGAGTCCGAAGTGCGCCTCGACTGGGATCTGCTCTGGAAGCACGACAAGGTGATGACGGCCAGCATGGCCACGACCATCATGTCTTCGCGCTTCCTCGCGACGCCTTCCGCACACGCGAAGCGCGAATTCCTGCTGCGCTGGCTGCCCGAACGGCTGGCGGAAGTCGAAAGCTTGGACGTGCTGCCGGTCGGCGTCTTTCACGACATGTACATGCACTGCAGCTACGCGGACTTCGCGGGCAAGCACGACATCAAGAAGCCGATCAACACGCTCGTGCGCCGCAAGCTCGCAAGCCTCGGCATTCATGACGTCGAACGCCGCGCGCAACCCGCGAAGAAGGGTGAAAAGCCCGTGCTGCTGGTGGTGCTCGAATGGTTCTCGAAGAATCACTCCATCTATCGCACGCATTCGCAGACGATGGTCGCCATGCGCGACAAGTTTCATATCATCGGCATGGGCTACGACGGCCGTGTCGATGACGCGGGCAAGGCCGTATTCCACGAGTTCATTCCGCTGCAAGGCGCGAACCTGTGGGAAGTCGCGCGTCACGTTCGGCAGACGAGCGAAGAACGCAACGCGCAGATGATGTACATGCCGAGCGTCGGCATGTTCCCCATCACCATGGTGCTGGCATGCTTGCGCGTCGCGCCGCTGCAATTGATGGCGCTCGGCCATCCGGCGACGACGCACGGTCATGCAATGGACTACGTGGTCGTCGAAGAAGACTATGTCGGCGACGAAGCCTGCTTCAGCGAAAAGCTGCTGAAGCTGCCTTCCGACGGCATGCCGTACCGCGCGCCCGCTGCATTGCTGGAACTCGAACTGCCGCCTAAGGAGCCGACGAATGGCGTGGTGAAGATCGCCGTCGCCGGCACCACGATCAAGCAGAACCCCGGCTTTCTGAACACCTGCGCGCAGATTGCGCGGGAGTCGAAAGTGCCGGTTCACTTCCACTTTTTGATGGGCCAGGCCAACGGCCTCATCTTCCCGCAAGTGCGCAATCTCGTTCGCCGTCTGATGGGCGACAAGGCGACGGTTCACAAGCACCAGAACTACGGCAGCTACATGAAGGTGATCTCCGGTTGCGACATGTTCCTCAACCCGTTCCCGTTCGGCAACACGAACGGCATCGTGGATACGGTGTGGGCGGGGCTCGTCGGCGTGTGCAAGACGGGGCGCGAAGTGCACGAGCATATCGACGAAGGCATGTTCCGCCGCCTCGGCTTCCCGGAATGGACGGTCACGAAGACCAACGACGAGTACAAGGCCGCGGCCTTGCGCCTGATCGAGAACGCCGAGGAACGCAACGAACTCGCCGCCAAGCTGGCAGGACCGCAAGCCATTGAAAAGCTCATTTTTAAGGGCCGTCCCGAGATTCTGGGCGAACGCATGCAGGCGCTTTTGCAAGCGCAGCTGCAAAGCACGAAGAGCGTGAAAGGCGAGTCACTGCGGGCAGAAGCAGCGGAAGCGATCGCCTAA
- a CDS encoding EAL domain-containing protein: MRLHSLRARIALVFVLLMLVAQAAAYVVINSVILKNAHQNAEEQLSVAERVFGQVLRGNSQQLTQAASVAASDFGFREAVATHDSKTVASALQNHGDRIHADIVMLVDLDGTLIADSGGAGHEGMAFPFPHLIKTVAQKGDASSFGMIGGKAYQLVAVPVKAPIVIAWVVMGFAIDDALAREMSSLTSLDVSFLTVDKRGTWGVLASSLPDAARANLKNQAQLADDGYATRVLHLHSEGQTVAVLLERSLSQALAPFHRLQTALLVITMLGVIISIAGSMLTARSVTRPLAALAQFSRRVGHGDYSAAIEVRHQDEIGELASAFNQMQEGIVERERRITELAYMDRLTGLPNRALFADRLQQAIAAARLEGRALSVMMMDLDRFKLVNDTLGHPIGDMLLCEVAKRLRAALQRSDDTVARLGGDEFAVLLPADDLPAARAIATRMLRALEEPIMIEGQLVDVGASIGIVTYPENGSDMNVLLRRADIAMYVAKRANLGYALYDERHDQNSAERLSLMSELRQAVEHDQLTLYYQPKIDLATHRVKYVEALVRWDHPTRGFVSPDQFIPFAEQTGYIKTVSRWVADKAIAQCAAWQAQGIELAVSVNVSARELIQSTLPETFQSLLERHGVAPQWIRVEITESAIMDDPNHAIETLDRLHAIGISLSIDDFGTGYSSLTYLKRMPVDELKIDKSFVMGMTHHKDDETIVRSTIDLGHNMGLKVVAEGVENEATMQCLRALGCDLAQGFHLSRPLPPAQLVDWLDGWRREIGVEREPSLSA, from the coding sequence ATGCGCCTGCACAGCCTGCGTGCGCGCATCGCGCTGGTGTTCGTGTTGCTCATGCTCGTCGCGCAGGCGGCGGCGTATGTCGTCATCAATTCGGTGATTCTGAAGAACGCGCACCAGAACGCGGAAGAGCAGTTGTCGGTCGCCGAACGCGTCTTCGGGCAAGTGCTGCGCGGCAACAGCCAGCAGTTGACGCAGGCGGCGAGCGTCGCCGCATCCGACTTCGGTTTTCGCGAAGCGGTGGCGACGCACGACAGCAAGACCGTCGCGTCCGCGTTGCAGAATCACGGCGACCGCATTCACGCGGATATCGTGATGCTCGTCGATCTCGACGGCACGCTGATCGCCGACAGCGGCGGCGCGGGCCATGAGGGCATGGCCTTTCCGTTTCCGCATCTCATCAAGACCGTGGCCCAGAAGGGCGATGCGTCGTCGTTCGGCATGATCGGCGGCAAGGCGTATCAGCTTGTCGCGGTGCCGGTGAAGGCGCCCATTGTCATCGCGTGGGTCGTGATGGGCTTTGCCATCGACGACGCGCTCGCCCGCGAGATGAGCTCGCTGACATCGCTCGATGTGTCGTTCCTCACCGTGGACAAGCGCGGCACATGGGGCGTGCTCGCAAGTTCGCTGCCCGACGCGGCGCGAGCTAATCTGAAAAATCAGGCGCAACTCGCCGACGACGGCTACGCGACGCGCGTGCTGCATCTGCATTCGGAAGGCCAGACCGTCGCCGTTCTGCTGGAGCGTTCGCTCAGCCAGGCGCTCGCACCGTTTCATCGCCTGCAGACGGCGCTTCTCGTCATCACGATGCTAGGCGTGATCATTTCCATTGCAGGCAGCATGTTGACGGCGCGCTCGGTCACGCGCCCGCTCGCGGCGCTCGCGCAGTTCTCGCGGCGCGTCGGGCATGGCGATTACAGCGCGGCCATCGAAGTGCGCCATCAGGACGAAATCGGCGAACTGGCGAGCGCGTTCAATCAGATGCAAGAGGGCATTGTCGAGCGCGAGCGGCGCATCACCGAACTCGCTTACATGGACCGGCTCACGGGCTTGCCGAATCGCGCGCTCTTCGCCGATCGCCTCCAGCAGGCAATTGCGGCGGCGCGCCTCGAAGGCCGCGCGTTGTCCGTGATGATGATGGACCTCGACCGCTTCAAGCTTGTGAATGACACGCTCGGGCATCCTATCGGCGACATGCTGCTGTGCGAAGTCGCGAAGCGCTTGCGTGCGGCGTTGCAGCGGTCCGACGACACGGTCGCGCGTCTGGGCGGCGACGAGTTCGCCGTGCTGCTGCCCGCCGACGATCTGCCGGCGGCGCGCGCAATCGCTACGCGCATGCTGCGCGCGCTCGAAGAGCCGATCATGATCGAAGGCCAGCTTGTGGATGTGGGCGCGAGCATCGGCATTGTCACGTATCCCGAGAACGGCAGCGACATGAACGTGCTCTTGCGACGCGCCGATATCGCGATGTATGTGGCGAAACGCGCGAATCTCGGCTATGCGCTCTACGACGAGCGGCACGACCAGAACAGCGCCGAACGTCTCTCGCTGATGAGCGAATTGCGGCAGGCGGTCGAGCACGATCAGCTCACGCTCTACTATCAGCCGAAGATCGATCTGGCGACGCATCGCGTGAAATATGTCGAGGCGCTGGTGCGCTGGGACCATCCGACGCGCGGGTTCGTGTCGCCGGACCAGTTCATTCCGTTCGCGGAACAGACGGGCTATATCAAGACCGTGTCGCGCTGGGTCGCGGACAAGGCCATCGCGCAGTGCGCGGCATGGCAGGCGCAAGGAATCGAACTCGCGGTGTCCGTGAACGTGTCGGCGCGCGAGCTGATTCAGTCGACGCTGCCGGAGACGTTCCAGAGCCTGCTCGAGCGGCACGGCGTCGCGCCGCAATGGATACGCGTCGAGATCACGGAAAGCGCGATCATGGACGACCCGAATCACGCCATCGAGACACTCGACCGTCTGCATGCCATCGGCATTTCTCTGTCCATCGACGATTTCGGCACCGGCTATTCGTCGCTCACTTATCTGAAGCGCATGCCGGTGGACGAACTGAAGATCGACAAGTCGTTCGTGATGGGCATGACGCATCACAAGGACGACGAGACCATCGTGCGATCCACCATCGATCTCGGGCACAACATGGGACTGAAGGTGGTCGCGGAAGGCGTCGAAAACGAAGCGACGATGCAGTGCCTCCGCGCGCTCGGCTGCGATCTGGCGCAAGGCTTTCATCTGAGCCGTCCGCTGCCGCCCGCGCAGTTAGTCGACTGGCTCGACGGCTGGCGCAGAGAGATCGGCGTCGAGCGGGAACCGTCGCTGTCCGCTTGA
- a CDS encoding group 1 truncated hemoglobin, translating to MIKLRHAALAVCAFAAFSGTAHATDDTLYRQFGEQAGLVRIVDDLYTNVLADPRTAPYFENAPIKRIKTKLVEQFCVLLGGPCEYTGRPMRRTHEGQNIDRAAFNALVEDLQAAMDKNGVPFHAQNKLLAKLAPMYRDVQDRE from the coding sequence ATGATCAAGCTACGCCACGCCGCGCTCGCCGTCTGCGCATTCGCCGCTTTCAGCGGCACCGCTCACGCTACCGACGACACGCTCTATCGCCAGTTCGGAGAGCAGGCCGGGCTCGTCAGAATCGTGGACGATCTGTACACGAATGTGCTCGCCGATCCCCGCACCGCGCCGTACTTCGAGAACGCACCCATCAAGCGCATCAAGACCAAGCTCGTCGAGCAGTTCTGCGTGCTGCTCGGCGGTCCGTGCGAATACACCGGCCGCCCGATGCGGCGCACCCACGAAGGTCAGAACATCGACCGGGCGGCGTTCAACGCGCTCGTCGAAGACTTGCAGGCCGCGATGGACAAGAACGGCGTGCCGTTTCACGCGCAGAACAAGCTGCTCGCGAAACTCGCGCCCATGTACCGCGACGTCCAGGACCGCGAATGA
- a CDS encoding response regulator transcription factor gives MGKTRIAVVDDHPLVLCGILKTLESADFDVLGAVTSPAQLLQLLSDEPCDVVVSDYSMPGDQTLDGWRFLATVSSQFPDTRVLVYTEFDDPFLVGSLVQRGVAGIVSKRDEMHEVLAATRALANGGRYLSPIAHASLERFGTLPEYKRFMALTRRQMEVTGLMLCGLTVCETARLLHRRVNTISAQRSEACRRLGFSGESEMYRFAVGHGLWLDRSMAGSELRPA, from the coding sequence ATGGGAAAGACAAGAATCGCGGTCGTCGACGATCATCCGCTCGTGCTGTGCGGAATTCTCAAGACCCTGGAAAGCGCGGACTTCGATGTATTGGGCGCGGTCACGAGTCCGGCGCAATTGCTGCAACTGTTGAGCGACGAGCCGTGCGATGTCGTCGTCAGCGACTATTCGATGCCGGGCGATCAGACGCTCGACGGCTGGCGTTTTCTCGCCACTGTGTCGAGTCAGTTTCCGGACACGCGTGTACTCGTCTATACCGAGTTCGATGACCCGTTCCTCGTGGGCAGTCTGGTGCAGCGAGGTGTCGCGGGTATCGTGAGCAAGCGCGACGAGATGCACGAAGTGCTGGCCGCGACACGCGCGCTCGCCAACGGAGGCCGTTATCTGTCTCCCATCGCCCATGCGTCGCTGGAACGGTTCGGCACGCTGCCGGAATACAAGCGGTTCATGGCGCTCACGCGCCGTCAGATGGAAGTGACGGGCCTCATGCTGTGCGGCCTCACAGTCTGCGAGACGGCCCGCCTGCTTCACCGGCGTGTCAATACGATCAGCGCACAGCGCAGCGAAGCATGCCGCCGGCTGGGCTTTTCGGGCGAGTCGGAGATGTACCGTTTCGCGGTCGGCCACGGTTTGTGGCTGGATCGCTCGATGGCCGGGAGCGAGCTTCGGCCTGCGTAA